A segment of the Kluyveromyces marxianus DMKU3-1042 DNA, complete genome, chromosome 5 genome:
TTGCAGCAAGATGAGTATATTGATTTGGTCATTCCTCGTGGGTCAAATGCACTAGTAAGGCAAATCAAATCGTCGACTAAAATCCCAGTGTTGGGACATGCTGATGGTATCTGCTCTATTTACGTCGATGAAAGTGcagatcttgaaaaagctAAGAGAATTCTTGTTGATGCTAAGACCAATTACCCAGCAGGTTGTAACGCAGTAGAAACTCTTTTGATCAATCCAAAACTACAAAATTGGTGGGAAGTTTTGGACGCTTTAATTGAAAATGGAGTTACTCTACATCTATCCGATGAAGTAAAAAAGAGCTACTCGGAGCATCACGACATAAGTGAACATGTTGTAAATTTGGATGAATCTGTTGACTTTGACAAAGAATTCTTGTCTCTTGATATTGCCGTAACCTTTATTAATTCTGTTAAGGAAGCGGTATCACACATCAATTCTCACTCCTCGAAGCACACTGATGCCATTGTTACGGAAAATTCTGAGAACGCCGAATATTTCTTGAAAGCTGTGGACTCCTCTAGTGTTTATTGGAACGCATCTACCAGATTCGCAGACGGTTTCAGATACGGATTTGGAACAGAAGTTGGTATATCTACTTCTAAGATACATGCACGTGGTCCTGTTGGACTTGATGGTCTTGTTACctatcaatatcaattgaGAGGTAATGGACAAGTTGCTAGTGACTACTTGGGAGCTGGTGGTAAGAAGGCATTCATTCATAAGAATCTTGATGTTAAGGGCATCACAATTTGAACTGATTAATTAGTGTACGACTTTTAAAACGTAATGATATATGcatatatttgtatttgtataCTTTAATGTAGATCAAATTAGAGGATCCTTAAAAGGGTTAGTTGGGTCTAAAGATTCGGCCACATCAaagttttgttcttgatggTTATCTATTGGTGTGTCACTGAAAGGGTTTTTTTGTGCATCTACTAACTCTCCATGTGCACCTCTCTTTAACGTAGTATCATACATTCTCATTATCTTGTCCTGACCTCCTTCTTCACTTTGAGAGAATGCAAAACCTCTTTgctttttcattctttgaACCTGTCTGACCTTTCTGATAGCTTTTTGGAATTGCTCCATCCTAGGTCTGTAATCGCTGATATTATACTTTTGCATTTCTTGGACAACATGATAGGCTTCAGGAGAGTATGTTCTTTTATAATACTTCCAAATGAAATCTCTGAAAAGAGCGAAAACGGGTAGAACAATACACATTAGCCAAAAAGTTGCGGAACCGTAAACGTGTCCAGTAATACCATAATATTCGGGAGAAACATTGACTCTTGGGAATATAGCACTGTATATAGGGAAGAATACCAACCAGAACACCAAAGATCCAGGAATTGCAACTAGTGTGAACTTTGTCCATTGGCTTGTGATTAATGCAGCTTTACCCAAAACTATAATGATACTTGTGGTGTATATAGCAACACCCCAAGTCCAATGGTCGGCTGTTTCACCATGCATATTCAAACAGTTACCATAGCGATAGAAGAGAATTGAGCCGATGAATATTACAACTGAATGATAGAATCCATTTAGAACCCAGCCCCAAAAAATTGTAACGGAGAAAAATTGGCCTTTCTGTCCTAGTTTATACAATTGTGGGTAGCGTTCTAAGAGTCTGCTGGTAACAAATTGGTCGAAAATACCTATAACAAATGGTGGCATAACGGTGAAGAAAACGTTATA
Coding sequences within it:
- the PRO2 gene encoding glutamate-5-semialdehyde dehydrogenase, with translation MSVSENIAKTARAAGNILKTLSDEDRSAILYKIHDGLKANASSIEKANKLDLEHAKAVNLSDSLVKRLDLFKGDKFDTMLQGIIDVAKLQDPVGKVNFARELDENLTLYQVTAPVGVLLVIFESRPEVIANITALSIKSGNAAILKGGKESLNTFKEMSRIINSVISNNVETCHVPEGAIQLIETREDVSDLLQQDEYIDLVIPRGSNALVRQIKSSTKIPVLGHADGICSIYVDESADLEKAKRILVDAKTNYPAGCNAVETLLINPKLQNWWEVLDALIENGVTLHLSDEVKKSYSEHHDISEHVVNLDESVDFDKEFLSLDIAVTFINSVKEAVSHINSHSSKHTDAIVTENSENAEYFLKAVDSSSVYWNASTRFADGFRYGFGTEVGISTSKIHARGPVGLDGLVTYQYQLRGNGQVASDYLGAGGKKAFIHKNLDVKGITI